The following DNA comes from Pseudomonas marginalis.
ATGCCGACTACACCCTCTGCTCCCGCTCTTGAGCGGTCGGATACATTCCCATGTGAGTGGACACAATAATCAAACCACCTCCAAATAAGAACTATGAACCGCCCCCGCCAACTCCCGCACGGTCTCAATAAACTCCGTCAACCGACTGTGCAACCCATCCTCCAATATCTCATCAATCCCCGTATACCTTAGCCGCGCCTCAAACTCCGCCGCCAGACGCTGCGCCGTGCGCCCATAACTGCCAGGCAGGTCCGCGAGGATATGGCTCAGTTCCTCGATGCACGCGTGCAACGAACGCGGCACGTCACTGCGTAATAACAGCAACTCCGACACCGACCGCGCATTCAGCGCATTCGGATACAGCTCCGTATACGCCTCGAACGACGACAGCGCGCGGAGCAGGGCGCTCCACTGGTAATAGCCGCGTGCCGACAAGTCGCTGACTTCTTCCGACTCTTCGCCGAACATCTCGTAGCGTGCGTCCAGCAGGCGCAAGGTGTTGTCGGCGCGCTCGACGAAGGTGCCCAGGCGGATAAACCGATAGGCGTCGTTACGCATGATGGTGCCGGATGTGGCCCCGCGAAACAGGTGCGAACGCTGCTTGACCCAGTCACAGAAGTGGCTGATGCCATGGCGTGCCAGGCCGCCGGCGGCGATGCTGCGCATTTCCAGCCAGGTGGCGTTGAGGTTTTCCCACATGTCGGCGGTGATGCGCCCGCGCACGGCGTGGGCGTTGCCACGGGCGGCGCGCAGGCAGTTGTAGATGCTGGCGGGGTTTTCTTCGTCGAGGGCGAAGAAGTGCAGCATGCGCTCGGCATCCAGGGTTTCATGGCGTTCCAGGTAGCTGTCCAGGGTGCCGCTGCTGAGCAGCGACATGGCCAGTTCGTCCAGGCCATCGCTGCGCCCGGCCTGGGGCATTAACGACAGCGAATAACTGACTTCCAGCATGCGCGCCAGGTTCTCGGCGCGCTCCAGGTAGCGGGACATCCAGTACAGATCTGCGGCGGTTCTACTCAACATGATTCAGCCCTCCACCACCCAGGTGTCCTTGGTTCCGCCGCCTTGCGACGAGTTCACGATCAACGAGCCCTCACGCAATGCCACCCGCGTCAGGCCTCCCGGCACCAGGCGGGTTTCCTTGCCCGAGAGCACAAAGGGCCGCAGGTCGATATGCCGGGGCGCGATGCCGTTTTCGACAAAGGTCGGGCAGGTGGACAGGCTCAGGGTCGGTTGGGCGATATACGCATGGGGGCGGGCTTTGATGCGTTGGCGGAAATCTTCGATCTCGGCCGCCGTGGCCGCCGGACCGACCAGCATGCCGTAGCCGCCGGAGCCTTGGGTTTCCTTGACCACCAGTTCGGCCAGGTTGGCCAGTACGTGGGACAGTTCATCGGGCTTGCGGCATTGGAAGGTCGGCACGTTTTGCAGGATCGGCTCTTCATCCAGGTAAAACTTGATCATCGCCGGCACATAGGGATAGATCGATTTATCGTCCGCCACGCCGGTGCCGATGGCATTGGCCAGCACCACATTGCCGGCGCAGTAGGCCGCGACCAGGCCTGGCACGCCGAGCATGGATTCGGGGTTGAACGCCTGCGGGTCGAGGAATGCATCGTCGATGCGCCGGTAGATCACGTCCACGGCCTTGGGCCCGTCGGTGGTGCGCATGAACACCTTGAGGTCGTGCACGAACAGGTCGGCACCTTCCACCAGTTCCACGCCCATTTCCCGCGCCAGGAACGCATGTTCAAAGAACGCGCTGTTGAAGCGCCCGGGCGTCAGCACCACCACATTGGGGTTGTCCAGGCGGCTGGAACTTTTGAGGGTCTTGAGCAGCAGGTTGGGGTAGTGGTCCACCGGCGCGATACGCTGCTTGGCGAACACTTCGGGGAACAGGCGCATCATCATCTTGCGGTCTTCGAGCATGTAGCTCACGCCGCTGGGGGTGCGCAGGTTGTCTTCGAGCACGTAGTAGGTGCCGTCACCGTCGCGTACAAGGTCCACCCCCGAGATGTGGGAATAAATATCGCGGTGCAGGTCCAGGCCGACCATTGCCTTCTGGTAACCCTCATTGCCCAGCACCTGGTCGGCCGGAATGATCCCGGCCTTGATGATGCGCTGGTCGTGGTAGATGTCGGCGAGGAACATGTTCAGCGCATTGACCCGCTGGATACAGCCGCGTTCGATCACGCTCCATTCGCTGGCGGGGATGCTGCGGGGGATGATGTCGAAGGGGATCAGGCGCTCGGTGTCCTGCTCGTCGCCATAAAGGGTGAAGGTGATTCCCGCGCGATGGAACAGCAAATCGGCTTCGCGGCGACGCTGGGCCAGCAATTCCGGCGGCGTGTTGGCCAGCCAGCGGGAGAAGTCCTGATAGTGCGCACGGCACACGCCGTTTGCGTCATTCATTTCATCGAAGAAAGATCGAGCCATTCCAGTACCTTGTCAGTGCCGAGGGACGCATGGGGTGGCACTGCCGCTTTAAAAAACGCATTTTTTTATGAGCCCGTGGCTGATGGTGCCACCGGGCCTGGTCCTTACTTTCTTATGGGGTCGGCTCTGGGTCGGGGGGTAACGAATGTTCCTGTATTCGGGCAGATGAATGGATAAAGCAATGCGTGTGCCGGAATGGGCATCCCGCAATGATTTCCCATTGTGGTGAGCGGGCCTTCTGTGGTTACCAGGCTTCTGGGGTGAGTGGGACTGTTGTGGTGAGCTGGACTGCTGGGGGGAGCCGGACCGCTGTGGTGAGCGGGCTTGCCCCGCGTTGGGCTGCGCAGCGGCCCCAAAAAACTTGGGAGCGCTTCGCACTCCAACGCGGGGCAAGCCCGCTCACCACAGTAAGCCCACTCACTACAACAAGCCCGCTCACCACAAAAAAGGCAGGCCATGACAAGGCTGCTCACCATAAGGGAGCGGTTTGCGCACCGCGATGGTGCAACAACAAACTTGAACTTCGCCATAGCCCGATTCTTCTAAGGGGTTTGAGCCCAGCAGGGAGCACGGATGTGCCCAGAATCATTTCACCCGACACCCCGGAAGCGAACCTGGCCGACCACAGCGAGCACAACGCCAAGATCTTTGGCTCGCCCAAGGACCGCCTGGACTTCTACCGTCGCGAAATCCAATACGAAACCACCATCCTCGCCAACCGCACCGATGCTTACCTGACGGCGCAGTCGTTTCTGGTGATTGCCTTTGTCTCCGGCATGGGCAACCTCAACCCCGAGTGGGGCAAGTTGTTCACCCTGGTGGTGCCGGTGTTCCTGACGCTGCTCGGCATACTCAGTTCCCTGAATGCCTGGCCGGGGATCCGCGCCGCGTACGAAATCATCGATCACTGGCACTACAAGCAGAGCGAACTGCTGCGCAGCGAGCCGGTGATGGGCATGGCCTACGATGAGTCGCCGCTGTTTTCCGAAGTGGAGTCGTCCCATAAGGGCTATCGCAAGTCGCTGCTGTTCTCCATGCGTGCGCCGTGGCTGTTCATGGTGTTCTGGGTGTTGCTGGGGGCGTACGCGTTTTATATCCAGGTGGATAACCCGGGCTCTTAAGCAGTTGGAACTTCAGCGGCCGGCACGGGACCTTACCTTGACGCAGTCTGCGTTTTTTCCAAAGAGGTGACCCATGAGCACAGACAAAGACCCCCAGACCAGCAACCGTAACGACCCGGCAATCGACGGCGGCGAACCGGCCCCAGGCACGGCGGCCGATGCCCCGAAAGACCCGAAACCCGCCGCCGACCCCAAGGCCAGGGAAAACGACTACAGTCCAGACTTCAAGCCTGAGCGCGAGCCCAAGCCTGAAACCGATGCCGATATCGACACCCAAGGCGGTTAGAGGAGACGGTCATGTCCAAAGAACTGGAAGAAGAGCTCAACGATCCGGGCAATGAAGACCCGGGTTCCCTGATGGATGATGCAGAAGTACCGCTCAATGATCTGGATGACGCGGCGGATGTGGGCAATACCGAGCGTCAGGACTGAGCTTTCGCCTGGGCACGTCGTTCATACCACGCGAGCATCGGCTGGGTACTCAAGCCATGAACGACGATGCTCAAGGCGATCACTGACAACGTCAGGTTCACCGCCACCGCGCTGCTGGTGCCGACAAGGCCATGGTTGAGCGCGTAGAACAGGTAGTAGATGCTGCCGATTCCGCGAATCCCGAACCAGCCCATCAGCCCGCGCTGCTGGCGATCGACCAGGCGACCCCAGGGCATTGCAAACACACTGACCGGTCGAATCACGCAGAACAGAAACGCCGCCAACGGCAATGCCCGCCAATCCCAATGACTGGCCAGCACGATGCCGAGCACCGTGACCAGGAACACTTCCATCGAGCGCTCCACCAGGCTGCCGAACGAGAGCATGTCGCCCATCATTACGCCGGCGGCGATCTGGGTCTCGGCCAACTCGCTCACATCCCCTTGCAGAGCGTGCTCCGGTTCCACCTCAAGATGACCCACCACCGGCAGCGCCAAATGCTCCGAGGGCGTGTGGGAGTTGCCGGTTGACCTGAACTCTGCCTGACGCAGCCCGAGCCCGGCGGCGAATACGGACAGAAAGCCGTAACCCCCCACCGCTTCGGCCACCACGTAGGCCAGGGCGATCAGGGCGAGGGTCAGGTAGTCATTGGGGGAGAGCGTACTATCACTGTTGTTGACGCGTAGCCACAGGGTCGTGCGGCCAATGCCCCGGCCCATCCAGTAGCCGATCAACAGCCCTGCCGGCACCGCCCATAACAGGTTCTTCAACGCCCAACCGCCTAGCCAGTCACCGTCAAAGCCGCCGTGCTGCATGAAGACCAAGGCAAAAATCACAAAGGGAAAGGCCGTGCCATCGTTCAACCCGGCTTCTCCGGACAAACCGAAGCGCAGCGCATCGTAATCCTGTGCATTATTGACCTGCACCAGCCCCGCCAGCACCGGGTCGGTCGGCGCGAGAATGGCACCCACCAGCAGCGACACCCCCCACGACAGTTCAAACACGTAATGCAGCGCCAGGCAGCTGCCGAGGATGGTCAACAGCATGACCGGCCCGGCCATGCCGAACGCGATGCGCCAGGTGCGATGGCCCAGGGGCAGGCGCAGTTTGAGCCCGCTGACGAACAGTGAAAACAGCACCGCGACTTCCGTGAGGTGCTCCATCCAGCGCGCAGATTGCTTGATGTCCAGGTGCAGCAGGTCCACGCCGAGGGGGCCGATGCCCACGCCCAGCAACAGGCACACCGCCGAGGTGGTCACCGGCATCCAGCGCAGGTAAGAGGAGGTGAGGGCAAGGGTCAGCAGCACTGCACCGAGGACGGCCATCCATAGAATAAAAGTCATCGGGAGGGTGTCCAGGGCCGTGGTCTATTCACGTTCGAGGCGTGTCGCTGACTGCAGGTTCAATGTGATTGCGTCGCCTTGAATTCATTGGCGATTGATCAGCAGGCGCTCCAGGTCTTCAGTAGGCAGCGGCCGGCTGAACAGGTAGCCCTGGATCTGATCGCAGCCGGCCTCCTTGAGGAACGCCAATTGCGCCTGGGTTTCCACACCTTCGGCCACCACCCGCAGGTTCAGGCTATGGGCCAACTCGATAATGGTACGGGTGATCGCGGCATCCTGGGGGTTGCTGGTGACCTCGCGGATAAACGCAATGTCGATCTTCAGCGTGTCGATGGGGAAGCGTCGCAGGTAGGCCAGGCTCGAATAGCCGGTGCCGAAGTCGTCAATGGAGATCTTCACGCCCATGGCGTGCAGGCGTTGCAGGCTGGCGATGGTGTGCTGGGTATTCTCCATCAGCGAGCCTTCGGTCAGTTCCACTTCCAGCCAATGGGGTTCGACGCCGGTCTCAGTGAGAATACGCGCGATATCGGCAATCAGGTCGCCCTCGATCAACTGATGGCCGGAGACGTTCACCGACACCTCGACGGCGCCAATCGCGCTGCGCTGCCACGTCGCAATCTGCTGGCACACGCTGCGGATCACCCAGCGCCCTACCTCCACGATCAAACCCAGGCTTTCCAGGACGGGCACGAACACCGCCGGCGATACCGCACCGTAGCCTGGGCGCTCCCAACGCAGCAGTGCCTCCAGGGCGCAGATCTGCCCGTCGGCCAAAGCGACTTTTGGCTGGTAGTGCAGGGTGAACTCATCGTGCTCCACGGCCTGGCGCAGGGCGTTTTCCAGGTCCTGGCGGGCCAGGTCGTGCACGTTCATGCGCGTGCTGTCACCGGCATGTTGGCGCAGTTGCTGCTCAAGCAACTGACTATGGCGCTTGAGTTGATCGCCATGGCTCTTGAGCCGCAGCAGGTTGCGCACCCGCAGCCACAACTCGACCCGTTCCACCGGCTTGCTGATGAACTCTTCGGCACCGGTTTCCAGGCCACTGACCCGTGCACTTGACTCGCTGAGGGCCGACAGCATGATGATCGGAATACTCGCCGTGGCTGCGTCGCCCTTGAGCTGGCTGGCGACTTCGTAGCCGTCCATGCCCGGCATCATGATGTCCAGCAGGATCAGATCGGGCGGCTGTTTGGCCACCAGTTGCAAGGCTTCTTCGCCGCTGGCCGCCGTGAGGGTCTGGTAGCCCTCGTGTTGCAACAGGGTTTCCAGCAGCTTGCGAACCTGGGGTTCGTCATCAACGATCAACAGCGTTGCGGGTTGGCTGGCCATGGAGAGGACTCATCTGAGGGGTGAGAGGGGGGGGTGTTGCAACAGCGTGTCGATCACCTGGTACAGCTCTTTGTAGCGCAGCGGCTTGCTGATGTAGGCATCGCAACCGGCCAACCGGGTCTTTTCACGGTCTTCCTTCATGGCCATGGCGGTGAGGGCAATCACCGGGATATGGGCAGTGTACGGGTCCTGCTTGAGCAGCGCGGTAGCGGCCAGGCCGTCCATGCCCGGCAATTGGATATCCATCAGGATCAGCGCCGGTTGGGCTTCACGGGCCAGGGTCAGCCCGCTCTCGGCGTCGGCGGCCC
Coding sequences within:
- a CDS encoding alpha-E domain-containing protein, whose product is MLSRTAADLYWMSRYLERAENLARMLEVSYSLSLMPQAGRSDGLDELAMSLLSSGTLDSYLERHETLDAERMLHFFALDEENPASIYNCLRAARGNAHAVRGRITADMWENLNATWLEMRSIAAGGLARHGISHFCDWVKQRSHLFRGATSGTIMRNDAYRFIRLGTFVERADNTLRLLDARYEMFGEESEEVSDLSARGYYQWSALLRALSSFEAYTELYPNALNARSVSELLLLRSDVPRSLHACIEELSHILADLPGSYGRTAQRLAAEFEARLRYTGIDEILEDGLHSRLTEFIETVRELAGAVHSSYLEVV
- a CDS encoding circularly permuted type 2 ATP-grasp protein, whose translation is MARSFFDEMNDANGVCRAHYQDFSRWLANTPPELLAQRRREADLLFHRAGITFTLYGDEQDTERLIPFDIIPRSIPASEWSVIERGCIQRVNALNMFLADIYHDQRIIKAGIIPADQVLGNEGYQKAMVGLDLHRDIYSHISGVDLVRDGDGTYYVLEDNLRTPSGVSYMLEDRKMMMRLFPEVFAKQRIAPVDHYPNLLLKTLKSSSRLDNPNVVVLTPGRFNSAFFEHAFLAREMGVELVEGADLFVHDLKVFMRTTDGPKAVDVIYRRIDDAFLDPQAFNPESMLGVPGLVAAYCAGNVVLANAIGTGVADDKSIYPYVPAMIKFYLDEEPILQNVPTFQCRKPDELSHVLANLAELVVKETQGSGGYGMLVGPAATAAEIEDFRQRIKARPHAYIAQPTLSLSTCPTFVENGIAPRHIDLRPFVLSGKETRLVPGGLTRVALREGSLIVNSSQGGGTKDTWVVEG
- a CDS encoding cation:proton antiporter codes for the protein MTFILWMAVLGAVLLTLALTSSYLRWMPVTTSAVCLLLGVGIGPLGVDLLHLDIKQSARWMEHLTEVAVLFSLFVSGLKLRLPLGHRTWRIAFGMAGPVMLLTILGSCLALHYVFELSWGVSLLVGAILAPTDPVLAGLVQVNNAQDYDALRFGLSGEAGLNDGTAFPFVIFALVFMQHGGFDGDWLGGWALKNLLWAVPAGLLIGYWMGRGIGRTTLWLRVNNSDSTLSPNDYLTLALIALAYVVAEAVGGYGFLSVFAAGLGLRQAEFRSTGNSHTPSEHLALPVVGHLEVEPEHALQGDVSELAETQIAAGVMMGDMLSFGSLVERSMEVFLVTVLGIVLASHWDWRALPLAAFLFCVIRPVSVFAMPWGRLVDRQQRGLMGWFGIRGIGSIYYLFYALNHGLVGTSSAVAVNLTLSVIALSIVVHGLSTQPMLAWYERRAQAKAQS
- a CDS encoding EAL domain-containing response regulator, coding for MASQPATLLIVDDEPQVRKLLETLLQHEGYQTLTAASGEEALQLVAKQPPDLILLDIMMPGMDGYEVASQLKGDAATASIPIIMLSALSESSARVSGLETGAEEFISKPVERVELWLRVRNLLRLKSHGDQLKRHSQLLEQQLRQHAGDSTRMNVHDLARQDLENALRQAVEHDEFTLHYQPKVALADGQICALEALLRWERPGYGAVSPAVFVPVLESLGLIVEVGRWVIRSVCQQIATWQRSAIGAVEVSVNVSGHQLIEGDLIADIARILTETGVEPHWLEVELTEGSLMENTQHTIASLQRLHAMGVKISIDDFGTGYSSLAYLRRFPIDTLKIDIAFIREVTSNPQDAAITRTIIELAHSLNLRVVAEGVETQAQLAFLKEAGCDQIQGYLFSRPLPTEDLERLLINRQ
- a CDS encoding response regulator, whose product is MAHILIVEDNQANMRLARLLLVNAGHTVVWAADAESGLTLAREAQPALILMDIQLPGMDGLAATALLKQDPYTAHIPVIALTAMAMKEDREKTRLAGCDAYISKPLRYKELYQVIDTLLQHPPLSPLR